The DNA sequence TTAAGAAAGAAATATATGATATGGAAGAGGCCAGTATTTGTGCTCTATGTATGTTAATGTTAATTATGATATTAATTTTCCAATAATATGTTTCAGTTTGTCTGGCGGCCGTATCAAGGCCTGATCATACCTGACGACCTAGAACTATATTTCCTGCACGTTACAAATTTGCTTCTATCCGGTGAGTGACAAATTGAGAGTAACTAAATCTGGCATGCTTGGACAAGCGTCGACACAGGAAGGTTTTGGGCACCCTTCAACACTAAATTTATGCACTTGACTAAGTTCGTCATCATGTGACCTCATCAATGTCCCTCGTTAAATTTCAATACCTATTGGGAAACTTTGATGTTGTTGCACCATAAGAAATATGTCTCATCTCGCTCTTGTAACTTCTTGTATTTGATGTTGTACTCCTCCACTATCCTTGAATAGCCTACAAATCACACTGTACATCGTCGTATTAGGCACTGCCAGCACATCATAAGTAGAAATAATAGTAGCATCAAATACTTATATTAACAACAAGCTTATGCAAGTACGGGGCCTTGAATACCCTTAAAAAGTTGCTACTGATGTGCCTAATGCAAAACATCTACATGCTCTTGGAGGTTGTCAATTATTGTTGCTATGATTTACTGTTGTCCTCATTGACTCATAGTGATAAGAGATTATCTCCACGCCATCTCTCCTAATAATATGCCTTCATAAttactgaaaaaaaaataccacGGATTAGCGGTCTTTCCCCTTCATGATGCCAAAAGCATTTGGCATAATATTTTGGTTTCCTTCATGTGCAACTGTAATCAAAAGGACACCTTTCTATTTTTCGTAAAGGTGTATGCCATCGATCTGAACCAGAGGCTTGCAATGTCGGAACGCTTTAATGCATGAATTGAAACTCTATAATATCCAACAAAGTATCTTGACACCGTCCACCTCTTCACTCCTGTTATATAGGGGGTCGTGTTTCTATCTGAGCCAGACATCTTCTGAACCATTATCATGTACCATAATTGAAAAGCTTGGTAAGATTCTTTTCAACCACCGAAGATTTGTTTGATCGACTTCTACTTTGTCAACTAAGCCTTTCGGTAACTGATGGTGTAGTTGAACCTGGACTGAACTTCCACAATCATAGACTTCACCTTCAGGGATGGGTTGGTTTCAACCAATGGCCTTATAGCCTTTGCAACAGTGTTTGAGTCCAACTTGCAACGATCCTATGAAAATCGTTCCTATGGTGCACGTATGCCTCCGGTTGTATCTCCGTATCTCCCAACAACCTTTCTTCCGTATCAATCTGGCTCGAATAAGCTAATCGCATCCATGACCATATATCTTGAATTTTGCATAGAACGTTTGTGTCTCGGACTCATATACAGTATGATTGACTCCTCTAGAGATAATATAGCTCCTAATTGTCGCAACGACTAACTATCTAGAACTATATTCCATTCCGATCCTAAACTCCCTGTCCTCAGGAACAACAATACCTTTAGAAAAAGTAAATTGTCACTCATCAATCTaaccaaaatataaattaagaaaaatgtaTTACTCACTTCTCACGTACCTATGTTCGCATATTCGGAGAATTCTGGTGGATACATGGTGTCAAGATCCAAGTTACGCATAAAAGGTGGAACATCAATGGGTTGACTGACTGCAGGTGGAACCACTACATTTTCCATGACTGCCTCACCTGCCCCATCACCATCCTCACTCTCATAATTGCTTCGTGGTTAGCTTCGAAGTCCTCTTTGCTATCACTATTCGTTCATTCGTACACTTCAACTCTATCATCTTCTATGTCTGAGTCATGTTGAATCTCATCTGTAGCTATATGTTCAAATTCAATATACAACTTAATCTTCGGCTGTTGCACCTGAGTTTGCTggtgaatataaaatatatgctaCATACTATATATTAGACCGCCAAATACGATAATGGGATTCTTGTATAAAATATTGCTCACCTTCTTTAAGATATCACTCTCTTTGCTTTGACAAAGATTGCACTGTACCTTTGTAAACGTCGTAGTGCAAGGATTCACAAACAAAATCGGATTCTCACACACAAAAGTCACCCTCATATTTATTTCGTATAATCTTACTATTGTAATATACGAGTATATTGCGGTACCCTCTATGATACCACTAACACACTAAAACAACTCTCCTAACAATAAAGTAAAATGGCAAATAAACTTTATATTTATAGACAGACCACTCAACACAAGTCACATGTTGAAATTACATCAAATTAATACATGACACGTGCCCAACACGCCCTATGCGTGCTAGATGAGAGCTTGCCATTGTTTAACACGCGTCCTGCTTGCTAGTGCAACACACTATTTGGGTGTTGGACATACTTCCCCTGCAGCTTTCACCCACTTACAATTACACAAAATTGACCCATTTTTAGTAAAAACATACTCAATATTTCCATACGTAAAAAAATAGCCTAAAAACAACCTAAGTTTGAAATTGAAGAGTAGTACATAGCTAGAAATGACAAATTCAAAGTTTGGGTTTCTCTTCCAAGCTCTGCAGTCACATGACAAAATAGAATTTTGAATTTCAGGATTGGAAAGAATTTGGAATTTTCAATtggattttcttcttttttgtgcaCGTGCTATGCTTACTGAAAATTTACGTTTGATTTTCCTGCACTAAAATACGTAGGAGGACCTTTTATCAATACTCAACGATGAGATACCACAGAGCTAATTTGATTTTCTTTTGGACTTGACCACAGAGCTAATTGAACCGTGGAAATGGTCGTTCTTGAAAGAGAATGACATAATAACctttttttagttgcttttccTTCATTGAGTCAGAGCGACAAAAATGAAATACTGATTTGCATGATGGGCTttttttctttggatctcatACTGGGCTAAATTATACACTAGGTTATtgctaaaaaaattttcataagTTGTTTGTTCGGTTTTACCGATGCACCGAAATTTTGTGCAATAATAGAATCCGCAACAATAAGAAAAAGTGGATGGGTGGGGCCAGGGGCTTAGATggagaaggaagagagagaacGTGGGTGGGGTAGAAGTAATGAAGTATGCGTTGGGCATAGTTGGTGCCCGTACCATACCTTCAAGAATGAACGGCACACGACACCACACTTGAAAACAAAATATCCCGCCCTTCCATTATTACCATCCTATCCTCCTCCCATTCATTTTCTCCAATAAAAATCTCAAATCTTCTCTTCTCAATTCTcattcactcactcactcactcactcactctatCTCGTTCCTAATTCACCAAACCTAAATCTCTCTCTCAGAGAAGTAACCGCCACAGCAATGAGAGAGATCTTGCACGTGCAGGGAGGTCAATGTGGGAACCAAATCGGCTCCAAGTTCTGGGAGGTGATCTGCGACGAGCACGGCATCGATCCTACTGGAAAGTACAACGGCCAAGCCTCCTCCGATATCCAGCTCGAGAGGATCAATGTCTACTACAATGAAGCTTCTGGTGGAAGGTACGTTCCCAGGGCTGTGCTCATGGATCTTGAGCCTGGTACCATGGACAGCATCAGATCTGGTCCATACGGTAAGATCTTTCGACCTGATAACTTCGTCTTTGGCCAGTCCGGTGCCGGAAACAACTGGGCGAAAGGTCACTACACCGAAGGTGCTGAGTTGATTGACGCCGTTCTCGACGTCGTTCGCAAAGAGGCCGAGAACTGCGACTGCTTGCAAGGTACTTTCATTTCCTTCGCTGTGCTTCTCTGCTTTTAGCTCAGTTTCTCTGTCTTTTGTTTGAACGATCTTCACTATTAAGCTCCCTTGAATGTGATTCGTTTTGAGTAATGTGTGTGATACGATGTCCTTTTAGATTTGTTAAATTTCGATGTAGATATTTCTAGCCATTGTTATCGATGGATTTGCTTGATGTGAAAGTTTCATTTTATCAGTATAGTAATGCTCGAGAATTGATCTGGTAAGTTCTAACCGAGACTGTGAAATTCGACTACTAAGTTTGACTTAATCCGCAAAGAAATCGCTGAATTACTTATACGCCATAAACCATATTTCCTAGGTGTATTAATCATTTGTACTTGTTTGACAGAATGATAGAACACTTCTAAGAGATCCGATTCTCTTTtgtagaataaattatttttggcaTTAATGAATACTATGGGGATCTTGATAAATGGACACCATGAATCGAAAGTAATTGCATCACAAATGACATCTCACTCGGCTTGTTTTCTGGATTGTTTATTCTCTATGTTATCCGTAGATCTatcacaagaaaagaaaaagaaacagagcGAATAATAGTAGGTCCAGAACTGTTAgcatcagtttttttttttttttttcctgacATCTTTCCACTACAATAATTGGTACTCAATCATTTTTCTCAAGTTGGTGAGGCTGAGTTGTTAACATGGCCTCAGTTGTCAGGACTCGTAACAAGGGATGACCAGGGAGGGATCACATTATCTTTTTATGCTAGTGCATGGTTTGTTTCTTCTTCCATTAGTCTATTACCACTACTACAGTTTTTTTGTTCCATTGTCGAAAGAGGGTTCTTTTGTGTAAATAAACCATGGAACTAAGTTGgatgaataattaaattaaaaggaGTATGAAACAAACTGATCTGCCTCCGAAAAGAGTTAGAATTGAAATCCACTTGGAACTACATGATAAAGAGTTTATACTATGTCGAATGTGGAGATGTGGCTCAAACTCCGAACCTACTGCTAGAGATTCGTTAttcgaattttaatattttaattttgtttgagatTTCAGTATTTTTTTTGAACTTATGGATATCTGTTGCCCTTTATTCTAAATATAATATTTGATTTTATCAGGTTTTCAAGTTTGCCACTCGCTAGGAGGAGGCACTGGTTCTGGCATGGGAACACTTCTGATCTCGAAGATTAGGGAGGAATACCCAGATAGAATGATGCTCACATTCTCTGTTTTTCCATCTCCAAAGGTCTCAGACACTGTTGTGGAGCCATACAATGCAACTTTATCGATACACCAGTTGGTGGAAAATGCAGACGAATGCATGGTTCTTGATAATGAAGCACTTTATGACATTTGCTTCAGGACCTTGAAGCTCAGTACGCCAAGCTGTAAGTATTATCTCATCTGTTCCATATGCTTTAAAAGATTATGCATATAACCAAACAATAATAACCTCtgttaatttcttttccttcgtGGTGTACCTACAGTTGGTGATCTGAACCATCTGATTTCTGCAACTATGAGTGGGGTAACGTGCTGCTTAAGGTTCCCTGGTCAACTGAATTCTGACCTCAGGAAGCTGGCAGTCAATCTGATCCCATTCCCACGTCTTCACTTCTTCATGGTGGGGTTTGCGCCTCTCACATCTCGTGGGTCGCAGCAGTATGTCTCCCTCACTGTTCCAGAACTGACTCAGCAGATGTGGGACGCCAAAAATATGATGTGTGCTGCTGATCCTCGACATGGCCGTTACCTGACGGCTTCAGCAATGTTCAGGGGAAAGATGAGCACGAAAGAGGTGGATGAGCAAATGATCAATGTGCAGAACAAGAACTCGTCGTACTTCGTGGAATGGATTCCCAACAATGTGAAGTCCAGTGTGTGTGATATTCCACCCAAGAATCTGAAGATGTCGTCCACCTTTATTGGAAACTCGACATCAATTCAAGAGATGTTCAGGAGGGTCAGTGAGCAGTTCACGGCAATGTTCAGGCGCAAGGCTTTCTTGCACTGGTACACTGGGGAAGGAATGGACGAGATGGAGTTCACCGAAGCAGAGAGTAACATGAATGATCTAGTTGCGGAGTACCAGCAATACCAGGATGCAACAGCcgaggatgaggaggaggagcTCTATGAAGATGATGGTGAAGAGGCCTATAACGAGTAGAATCAAGAATGTTTGCTACCTAAGAGATCATGTCTCCATTGTAGCCACCTAAATCAATATACAAAGCTTTACCGCTCATCGTATATCTACTGCCATATGCAATTCTGTATCTCCTTATATTTTTGCTGATTTACTCGTTCAAATGTATTACATTTCTGGCCTGTCAAACAAAGACAATAGTTTATTCATATATACTTCTATTTCGATTTAATAATATCAAGCATGCAAGTTCATTAGTTTGGTATCATTCCAATTCACATTGCATTTAGTAAACTTGTGGGATTCTGTCatcctaaaattgaaagaaaagccACTCCCATGGTCTAGAGGAAGCCAAACTTGTACTTAGAAGTTAGAACCTCTCACCAGGCCAAAAGATGGGTATCCTTTATTTGTTGCTGTTCCATATTAAGATGTACAGTTTGGTGATGCTTGTGGGTCGCTAAAACATAACCGATTTAAAGATCGATATTCTACAAACAAATAGGTGAAAAACACCAGGTGAAACTACTGATTTGTTGGGCTGTTAATcattaattttttgaattaagaAATCATGCCCTAAAGTCTTGGATCCGTGTTTGTTAATAGTGGTTATTTAATAGAGTaattaataacaagaaaatagaTATTTATAGTAAGAATTAGTAG is a window from the Arachis hypogaea cultivar Tifrunner chromosome 17, arahy.Tifrunner.gnm2.J5K5, whole genome shotgun sequence genome containing:
- the LOC112767161 gene encoding tubulin beta chain, encoding MREILHVQGGQCGNQIGSKFWEVICDEHGIDPTGKYNGQASSDIQLERINVYYNEASGGRYVPRAVLMDLEPGTMDSIRSGPYGKIFRPDNFVFGQSGAGNNWAKGHYTEGAELIDAVLDVVRKEAENCDCLQGFQVCHSLGGGTGSGMGTLLISKIREEYPDRMMLTFSVFPSPKVSDTVVEPYNATLSIHQLVENADECMVLDNEALYDICFRTLKLSTPSFGDLNHLISATMSGVTCCLRFPGQLNSDLRKLAVNLIPFPRLHFFMVGFAPLTSRGSQQYVSLTVPELTQQMWDAKNMMCAADPRHGRYLTASAMFRGKMSTKEVDEQMINVQNKNSSYFVEWIPNNVKSSVCDIPPKNLKMSSTFIGNSTSIQEMFRRVSEQFTAMFRRKAFLHWYTGEGMDEMEFTEAESNMNDLVAEYQQYQDATAEDEEEELYEDDGEEAYNE